In the genome of Aminivibrio pyruvatiphilus, one region contains:
- a CDS encoding ABC transporter permease produces the protein MDFAVNILALGIPFSVALLLASLGEMFNQRAGVFNLGCEGIMAMGAFLGMLVPYAAGQGAPVSGAFNLLGLLLAMGAGALLGLFFGLAVITFRAPQGIAGIGLQMFGVGTAGTLFRHFVGGTQSIPGIDRLPIPVLSEIPLLGPVFFSHNPLVYLTFLLVPAAWYILFRTPWGLRVRASGTNPRAADSMGIRVNLVRYQALAVGGALAGLAGAYLSLCQVKMFSDEIIAGRGFIAVALVYFGHWRPLKITGGALLFSLAQALQLAIQGQGIDFPYEFAVMLPYALVIVVLAFSRESLLLGPTALGKPFNREMRT, from the coding sequence ATGGACTTCGCCGTCAACATTCTCGCCCTCGGCATTCCCTTCAGCGTTGCCCTTCTGCTCGCCTCTCTGGGCGAAATGTTCAACCAGAGGGCGGGGGTTTTCAACCTCGGCTGCGAGGGGATCATGGCCATGGGCGCCTTCCTCGGCATGCTCGTCCCCTACGCCGCCGGACAGGGAGCCCCCGTTTCAGGAGCCTTCAACCTTCTCGGCCTCCTGCTCGCCATGGGAGCCGGCGCCCTGCTCGGCCTCTTCTTCGGGCTGGCGGTGATCACCTTCCGGGCCCCCCAGGGAATCGCAGGCATCGGCCTGCAGATGTTCGGCGTCGGCACCGCCGGAACCCTCTTCCGCCACTTCGTGGGCGGAACACAGAGCATCCCCGGCATCGACAGGCTCCCGATCCCCGTCCTCTCGGAGATCCCCTTGCTCGGGCCCGTCTTCTTCTCCCACAACCCGCTGGTCTACCTGACCTTCCTCCTGGTTCCCGCCGCATGGTACATCCTCTTCAGGACACCCTGGGGGCTGCGGGTCCGCGCCTCGGGGACCAACCCGCGGGCCGCCGACTCCATGGGCATCCGGGTCAACCTCGTCCGCTACCAGGCGCTGGCCGTCGGGGGGGCGCTCGCCGGCCTGGCCGGTGCATATCTCAGCCTCTGCCAGGTGAAGATGTTCAGCGACGAAATCATTGCGGGACGGGGCTTCATCGCCGTTGCCCTGGTCTATTTCGGCCACTGGCGCCCCCTCAAGATCACGGGAGGGGCGCTGCTCTTCAGCCTCGCCCAGGCCCTCCAGCTCGCCATCCAGGGGCAGGGCATCGACTTCCCCTACGAATTCGCCGTCATGCTCCCCTACGCCCTGGTCATCGTCGTTCTTGCCTTCAGCCGGGAAAGCCTGCTGCTGGGCCCAACCGCCCTCGGCAAACCCTTCAACCGCGAGATGCGCACCTGA
- a CDS encoding BMP family lipoprotein, translating to MKKTLAWVLCAVLLLGLALTGTAPNTASAAGVVKIALIIESTVDDKGWCQAMHDGILQAQKELPGRIEYSYSEKMKPVDAGSAVLQYVSQGYHIIIGHGAQYKNLMLEMAEEYPDVTFAFGTSAEIGPENVFTYMPQSEETGYLSGLIAGMTTKKNTVGLVGPVDGGDAARYNRGFVLGVQAVNPKAKIMVAHTGSFADFVKAGEVAETQIKAGADVLTGSSQQALGALRAVADHRDAPVWWVGQDIAQIHITEGYKCIAASSYNYGAVIVSLVAKLDAGIRGGECIPLNFSNGGFVFAFNEALKDMVTGAVEQKVNEALEKFRATPDTLDWSAVDYSKL from the coding sequence ATGAAGAAGACACTGGCATGGGTGCTCTGTGCAGTACTGCTGCTCGGACTGGCACTTACCGGCACGGCACCGAACACCGCGAGCGCCGCAGGCGTGGTGAAGATCGCCCTCATCATCGAAAGCACCGTCGATGACAAGGGCTGGTGCCAGGCCATGCACGACGGCATTCTCCAGGCGCAGAAAGAGCTTCCCGGACGGATCGAGTACAGCTACAGCGAAAAAATGAAGCCCGTGGACGCAGGATCCGCCGTGCTCCAGTACGTATCCCAGGGATACCACATCATCATCGGCCACGGCGCCCAGTACAAGAACCTGATGCTCGAAATGGCCGAGGAGTATCCTGATGTCACCTTCGCCTTCGGCACCAGCGCCGAGATCGGACCCGAAAACGTCTTCACCTACATGCCCCAGAGCGAGGAAACCGGATATCTCTCCGGCCTCATCGCAGGCATGACCACGAAAAAGAACACTGTCGGCCTTGTCGGTCCCGTGGACGGCGGCGACGCGGCCCGCTACAACCGGGGCTTCGTGCTGGGCGTACAGGCGGTCAACCCGAAGGCGAAGATCATGGTCGCCCACACCGGTTCCTTCGCTGATTTCGTCAAGGCCGGAGAAGTGGCCGAAACGCAGATCAAGGCCGGGGCAGACGTGCTCACCGGCTCTTCCCAGCAGGCCCTCGGCGCCCTGCGGGCCGTGGCGGACCACAGGGACGCCCCGGTCTGGTGGGTCGGCCAGGACATCGCCCAGATCCACATCACCGAGGGATACAAGTGCATTGCCGCCTCTTCCTACAACTACGGGGCGGTCATCGTCAGCCTCGTGGCAAAGCTGGACGCCGGGATCAGGGGCGGCGAGTGCATCCCCCTGAACTTCTCCAACGGCGGCTTCGTCTTCGCCTTCAACGAGGCGCTGAAAGACATGGTCACCGGGGCCGTTGAACAGAAGGTCAATGAAGCCCTTGAAAAATTCCGGGCGACCCCCGACACCCTCGACTGGAGCGCAGTGGACTACTCGAAGCTCTGA
- a CDS encoding excinuclease ABC subunit UvrC, translated as MATERIAKLLKKLPDRPGVYLMRDAAGEVIYVGKAKSLKKRVSSYFRHDSFASPRLRKLVQSIEDISVIRTESEVEALILEAKLIRKYSPFFNVDLKMSDRYPYIKITRELFPRIVVTRQRGKDDALYFGPYVSAGDVRSLLRLIERYFPLRICARDIDASTPEKNGRPCLHYSLGRCLGPCAGLVTPADYRERVDDVILLLQGQSSEVVERLRKRMDRAAKSLAFEEAARLRDTIRAIWRITRQRITSPLREDFDGDMWQCLNRLQQALRLPVIPWRIDGFDISHMSGRETYGVVVVFEQGSPNTSLYRRFRIKTVEGVDDFRSLEETVTRRYGQSLKGSEPLPQLVLIDGGPVQLEFARKALDELGLKDLPAVSLAKQEELIYHTPGEEPLRLDFGDSALRLLQRVRDESHRFAIESHRASRSARLRRSVLEEVPGIGRHRAAQLLGRFGSVRNMAAMSAEELATVPGIGPAMAERILSVLKENIGGTEPEKN; from the coding sequence GTGGCGACCGAACGGATTGCAAAACTGCTGAAGAAGCTTCCCGACCGTCCCGGAGTGTACCTGATGCGGGACGCCGCCGGGGAGGTTATCTACGTGGGAAAGGCGAAGTCCCTCAAGAAAAGGGTCTCCTCCTATTTCCGCCACGACTCCTTCGCCTCGCCCCGTCTCCGGAAGCTGGTCCAGTCCATAGAGGACATATCGGTCATCCGGACCGAGTCGGAAGTTGAGGCCCTGATTCTCGAGGCCAAGCTGATACGGAAGTACAGCCCCTTCTTCAACGTGGACCTCAAGATGTCGGACCGGTACCCCTACATCAAGATCACCCGGGAACTCTTCCCGAGGATAGTGGTGACCCGGCAGAGGGGAAAGGACGATGCCCTCTATTTCGGCCCCTACGTGAGCGCGGGGGACGTCCGGTCGCTGCTCCGGCTTATCGAGAGGTATTTCCCCCTCCGGATCTGCGCCAGGGACATCGACGCCTCCACGCCGGAGAAAAACGGCAGGCCATGCCTCCATTACTCCCTTGGGAGATGCCTCGGCCCCTGCGCGGGGCTCGTGACCCCGGCGGACTACAGGGAACGGGTGGACGACGTGATCCTCCTCCTGCAGGGGCAGTCCTCCGAGGTGGTGGAGCGGCTGAGGAAGCGTATGGACAGGGCGGCGAAATCCCTGGCCTTCGAGGAGGCCGCCAGGCTGCGGGACACGATCCGGGCCATATGGAGAATCACCCGGCAGCGGATCACCTCTCCCCTGAGGGAGGACTTCGACGGAGACATGTGGCAGTGCCTCAACAGGCTGCAGCAGGCCCTCCGCCTTCCCGTGATCCCCTGGAGAATCGACGGCTTCGACATCTCCCACATGTCGGGAAGGGAAACCTACGGCGTGGTGGTGGTGTTCGAGCAGGGGTCGCCGAACACGTCCCTCTACAGGAGGTTCCGCATAAAGACCGTGGAAGGGGTGGACGATTTCCGCTCCCTGGAGGAGACGGTGACCCGCCGCTACGGCCAGTCGCTGAAGGGCAGCGAACCCCTGCCCCAGCTTGTCCTCATCGACGGCGGACCGGTTCAGCTGGAATTTGCCCGGAAGGCCCTGGACGAACTCGGCCTGAAGGATCTGCCCGCGGTTTCGCTGGCAAAACAGGAGGAACTGATATACCATACTCCGGGTGAGGAGCCCCTGCGGCTCGATTTCGGAGACTCCGCCCTGAGACTGCTCCAGAGGGTGCGGGACGAGTCGCACCGGTTTGCCATAGAAAGCCACAGGGCTTCCCGCTCCGCCCGGCTTCGCCGCTCCGTCCTGGAGGAGGTTCCGGGAATCGGCAGGCACAGGGCGGCCCAGCTTCTGGGCAGGTTCGGCAGCGTCCGAAACATGGCGGCCATGTCTGCTGAGGAGCTCGCGACGGTGCCGGGGATCGGGCCGGCCATGGCGGAGCGGATTTTGTCCGTATTGAAGGAGAACATTGGTGGGACTGAGCCGGAGAAAAATTGA
- the cysS gene encoding cysteine--tRNA ligase, with protein sequence MSLVLYNDLTRTKEPFVPVRKGHVGFYSCGPTVYDYFHIGNARPFIVFDVLRRYLEYSGYTVTFVQNFTDIEDKMIARANREGITVRDLADRFIDEYYKDADALGVRRATHNPLATEHMDEIIGLVSTLIEKGHAYEADGDVFFDVSSFPKYGALSKQSLEELQSGARIEVNERKKHPLDFALWKAKKEGEPSWPSPWGEGRPGWHIECSAMSMKYLGDTLDIHSGGTDLTFPHHENEIAQAEAATGKPFVKYWIHNGYLLIDKEKMSKSLGNFLTARAALEKFPARAIRFFMLSAHYRSPINFSEESLLQAKSAMDRLDNCWSDLGHAIANRKKGERKEGNETAALFPALEEKFRAVLDDDFNTAAATGVLFDGVKAVNTYLKDTEILDPAVLEAAETFFRKLDSVLGILPAEAAGDEGESAGIENLIAERNEARKKKDFRRSDEIRDELAARGIVLEDTPDGTKWKKKG encoded by the coding sequence ATGAGCCTGGTATTGTACAACGACCTGACACGAACAAAAGAGCCCTTTGTCCCCGTGAGGAAAGGGCACGTCGGATTCTACAGCTGCGGCCCCACCGTCTACGACTACTTCCACATCGGGAACGCCCGGCCTTTCATCGTATTCGACGTGCTCCGGAGATATCTTGAATACAGCGGCTATACCGTCACCTTCGTCCAGAACTTCACCGACATCGAGGACAAGATGATCGCCAGGGCCAACCGGGAGGGCATCACCGTCCGGGACCTGGCCGACCGGTTTATCGACGAGTATTACAAGGACGCCGACGCCCTCGGGGTCCGGCGGGCGACCCACAATCCCCTCGCCACGGAGCACATGGACGAAATCATCGGGCTGGTGAGCACCCTCATCGAAAAGGGGCACGCCTACGAGGCGGACGGCGACGTCTTCTTCGACGTGAGCAGCTTCCCGAAATACGGCGCCCTTTCCAAGCAGAGCCTCGAGGAGCTTCAGTCCGGCGCCCGCATCGAGGTCAACGAGCGGAAGAAGCACCCCCTCGACTTCGCCCTCTGGAAGGCGAAAAAGGAAGGGGAACCCTCCTGGCCCAGCCCCTGGGGCGAGGGACGCCCGGGCTGGCACATCGAGTGCAGCGCCATGTCCATGAAGTATCTCGGCGATACCCTGGACATCCACTCGGGCGGGACGGACCTCACCTTCCCCCACCACGAGAACGAAATCGCCCAGGCCGAGGCCGCCACGGGGAAGCCCTTCGTCAAGTACTGGATCCACAACGGATACCTGCTCATCGACAAGGAGAAGATGTCCAAGTCCCTCGGCAACTTTCTCACCGCCAGGGCGGCCCTGGAAAAATTCCCGGCCCGGGCCATCCGGTTCTTCATGCTGAGCGCCCACTACCGCTCCCCCATCAACTTCTCCGAGGAAAGCCTCCTCCAGGCGAAAAGCGCCATGGACCGGCTGGACAACTGCTGGTCCGACCTTGGTCACGCCATCGCCAACAGGAAGAAGGGGGAACGGAAAGAAGGAAACGAAACGGCAGCCCTCTTTCCCGCCCTCGAGGAAAAATTCCGGGCCGTTCTGGACGACGACTTCAACACCGCCGCCGCCACGGGCGTCCTTTTCGACGGCGTCAAGGCCGTCAACACCTACCTGAAGGACACCGAGATCCTGGATCCTGCCGTGCTCGAGGCCGCGGAAACCTTCTTCAGGAAGCTGGATTCCGTCCTGGGCATCCTTCCCGCGGAAGCAGCGGGAGACGAAGGAGAATCCGCGGGAATTGAAAACCTCATTGCGGAGAGGAACGAGGCCAGGAAAAAAAAGGACTTCAGGCGGTCCGACGAAATACGGGACGAGCTTGCCGCCAGGGGTATTGTCCTTGAGGACACCCCCGACGGAACGAAGTGGAAGAAAAAGGGGTAG
- a CDS encoding ABC transporter ATP-binding protein, translating into MEPNTGKITSLRVEHITKRFPGVLACSDISLSVGEGEVLALVGENGAGKTTLMNILMGLYRPDEGRILINGGEAVFRSPGDAFAAGLGMVHQQYMLVANMTVLENIALGYTRAWSPLALDLDMVRARIDEVSRKYGLAVDPDAYVWQLSVGEQQRVELVKTLCLGARFLILDEPTSALTPQETDELILLLRRMTRELSIIFISHKLQEVKNLSDKVVILRRGEVVFEGSTADHSPDDIAALMTGREIHLPRNEAPECEGKAALDIRGLKVRSDRGFLAVDGLDLSVCAGEIVGLAGVSGNGQRELAEAINGLRKAEGGEILFFGRDIANHSPREIIDSGMGYIPEERNTEGIVPSFSMKENFILKDAGAPRFSSRSFLKLKEIDRHADRLRTEFDIRSPDTGVAAGSLSGGNIQKVILAREISRRPRFLVAVYPTRGLDMGAAEFIHRRLLEKRMEGIGILLISEELEEILDLSDRIAVIFKGRILGTLDRRSADSRKIGILMAGVHHDEAV; encoded by the coding sequence ATGGAACCGAACACCGGCAAAATCACCAGCCTCCGGGTGGAGCACATCACCAAGCGCTTCCCCGGGGTCCTCGCCTGCAGCGACATTTCCCTCTCCGTCGGGGAGGGCGAAGTGCTGGCCCTGGTGGGAGAGAACGGCGCGGGAAAGACCACGCTGATGAACATCCTGATGGGCCTGTACCGTCCCGACGAGGGGCGCATCCTGATCAACGGCGGGGAGGCCGTCTTCCGCTCCCCCGGCGATGCCTTCGCCGCGGGACTGGGCATGGTGCACCAGCAGTACATGCTGGTGGCGAACATGACGGTGCTGGAAAACATCGCCCTCGGCTACACCAGGGCATGGTCTCCCCTGGCTCTCGACCTTGACATGGTCCGGGCCCGCATTGACGAAGTCTCCCGGAAATACGGCCTTGCCGTGGATCCCGACGCCTACGTCTGGCAGCTTTCCGTGGGGGAACAGCAGCGGGTCGAGCTGGTGAAAACCCTCTGCCTCGGCGCCCGCTTTCTCATCCTGGACGAGCCGACCAGTGCCCTGACGCCCCAGGAAACGGACGAACTGATCCTCCTTCTCAGGAGAATGACACGGGAACTTTCCATCATTTTCATCAGCCACAAACTCCAGGAGGTGAAGAATCTCTCCGACAAGGTGGTCATTCTCCGCCGGGGAGAGGTGGTCTTCGAGGGCAGCACCGCCGACCACTCCCCGGACGATATCGCCGCGCTCATGACAGGGCGGGAGATCCACCTTCCCAGGAACGAGGCGCCGGAGTGCGAAGGAAAGGCGGCCCTCGACATCCGGGGGCTGAAGGTCCGGAGCGACCGGGGCTTCCTTGCGGTGGACGGCCTTGATCTCTCGGTCTGCGCCGGGGAAATAGTCGGCCTTGCCGGAGTCTCGGGCAACGGGCAGCGGGAACTTGCCGAAGCCATCAACGGCCTGAGGAAGGCCGAGGGCGGGGAAATCCTCTTCTTCGGCCGGGACATCGCCAATCATTCTCCCCGGGAGATCATCGACTCCGGAATGGGCTACATCCCCGAGGAGCGGAACACGGAGGGGATCGTCCCCTCCTTCTCCATGAAGGAAAATTTCATCCTGAAGGACGCGGGCGCTCCCCGGTTCTCGTCACGATCCTTCCTGAAGCTGAAAGAGATCGACCGCCATGCGGACCGGCTGCGCACGGAGTTCGACATCCGAAGCCCCGACACGGGGGTGGCGGCAGGGTCCCTTTCCGGAGGCAACATCCAGAAGGTCATCCTCGCCCGGGAGATTTCCCGCAGGCCGCGGTTTCTCGTGGCGGTTTATCCCACCCGGGGGCTGGACATGGGGGCTGCGGAGTTCATTCACAGGCGCCTCCTGGAGAAGCGCATGGAAGGCATAGGCATCCTGCTGATCAGCGAAGAACTGGAAGAAATTCTCGACCTCTCCGACCGCATCGCCGTCATCTTCAAGGGCCGGATTCTCGGCACCCTCGACCGGCGGTCGGCGGACAGCAGAAAGATCGGAATCCTGATGGCGGGTGTGCACCATGACGAAGCAGTTTAA
- a CDS encoding QueT transporter family protein: protein MQKSRLNMKSLLAPKSLAVSGLVAAAYAVVTILFAPISYGHIQVRISEALTVLPFLFPQAVPGLFIGCLIANFAGGFGILDVVLGSGATLIAAVLTARMPNVWLASVPPVLVNMAVVGGYLSFLLDIPFLLCALYVGLGQVIACCFLGIPLVLLLERRMKKGGTGPAL from the coding sequence ATGCAGAAATCACGTCTGAATATGAAGAGCCTGCTGGCCCCCAAATCTTTGGCCGTTTCGGGGCTGGTGGCGGCCGCCTATGCCGTGGTCACCATCCTCTTCGCCCCCATTTCCTATGGTCATATCCAGGTCCGGATCTCGGAGGCCCTCACTGTGCTTCCCTTCCTGTTTCCCCAGGCGGTTCCCGGGCTTTTCATCGGCTGCCTGATCGCCAATTTCGCGGGGGGCTTCGGCATCCTGGATGTGGTGCTCGGGAGCGGAGCGACGCTGATCGCTGCGGTTCTCACGGCGAGGATGCCCAATGTCTGGCTTGCCTCCGTTCCTCCCGTGCTGGTGAACATGGCGGTGGTGGGAGGGTACCTCTCCTTTCTCCTGGATATTCCGTTTCTCCTCTGCGCCCTCTACGTGGGGCTGGGACAGGTCATTGCATGCTGCTTCCTGGGCATTCCCCTGGTGCTTCTCCTCGAACGGAGAATGAAAAAGGGCGGGACCGGTCCCGCCCTGTAA
- a CDS encoding nucleoside deaminase encodes MNTLDKVLLRRCIELSEEAAASGNHPFGALLADREGKILVESGNIEVTERDCTGHAETTVMRLAGKKYSKEFLWECTLYTTAEPCCMCVGAIYWGNVGRIVFGITEKQLLELTGAHKDNPTFDLPSREIIARGQKKIEIVGPVDDRELQEEIISAHRGHWTKGK; translated from the coding sequence ATGAACACACTGGACAAAGTGCTCCTGAGACGCTGTATCGAACTGTCAGAAGAGGCGGCCGCCTCGGGGAACCATCCCTTCGGCGCGCTGCTGGCGGACAGAGAAGGAAAGATCCTCGTCGAATCCGGAAATATCGAGGTCACGGAGCGGGACTGCACGGGCCATGCCGAAACGACCGTCATGCGGCTCGCCGGTAAAAAGTATTCAAAGGAGTTCCTCTGGGAATGCACCCTCTACACCACCGCCGAACCGTGCTGCATGTGCGTCGGCGCCATTTACTGGGGCAACGTGGGGAGGATTGTTTTCGGCATCACGGAGAAGCAGCTCCTCGAACTCACCGGCGCGCACAAGGACAACCCCACCTTCGACCTCCCCTCCCGGGAGATCATCGCCAGGGGGCAGAAGAAGATCGAAATTGTGGGCCCCGTCGACGACAGGGAACTGCAGGAGGAGATCATCTCGGC
- a CDS encoding protein-L-isoaspartate(D-aspartate) O-methyltransferase: MTQWRSLAERMVREQIMARGVRSEAVLEAMRTVPRHFFVDEALRDSAWIDSPLPIGEDQTISQPYMVARMTELLGPARGETVLEIGTGSGYQAAVLCALGAKVTSLERIAFLAYRARERLDGLGFDVRVVWSDGSPESRPDGPFDGVIVTAAAPELEEWWSDVLAPGGRLVVPLSVMSGGQRLLLRRKAAGGEYEDTWHDYCRFVPLLKGRKGNGSGG; the protein is encoded by the coding sequence ATGACCCAGTGGCGGAGTTTGGCGGAACGGATGGTCCGGGAGCAGATCATGGCGAGGGGAGTGCGGTCCGAAGCGGTTCTCGAGGCCATGCGGACAGTGCCGAGGCACTTCTTCGTGGATGAGGCGCTCCGGGACAGCGCCTGGATCGACAGTCCCCTCCCCATAGGGGAGGATCAGACCATTTCCCAGCCTTACATGGTGGCCCGGATGACGGAACTGCTGGGTCCCGCCCGGGGGGAGACGGTCCTCGAAATCGGCACCGGATCGGGGTACCAGGCGGCGGTCCTCTGCGCTCTGGGCGCGAAGGTGACAAGCCTGGAGCGGATCGCTTTCCTGGCGTACAGGGCCCGTGAGCGCCTTGACGGGCTCGGATTCGACGTGCGGGTGGTCTGGTCTGACGGCAGTCCGGAAAGCCGCCCCGACGGGCCCTTTGATGGCGTGATAGTCACCGCTGCGGCCCCGGAGCTGGAGGAGTGGTGGTCCGATGTGCTGGCTCCAGGAGGACGGCTGGTGGTTCCCCTCTCGGTGATGTCCGGGGGACAGAGGCTTCTTCTGCGAAGAAAGGCTGCCGGGGGAGAATACGAGGATACATGGCACGATTACTGCCGTTTCGTTCCGCTGCTGAAAGGGCGGAAGGGGAACGGTTCCGGAGGATGA
- a CDS encoding ABC transporter permease, giving the protein MTKQFKILYRMVIILLAGAAAMLLGAFILWAIGADVTKTYSVIILEPLKNRIQIGEVIIRAIPLTVIALGISVAYRSGIINIGAEGQMAMGILAATAVALALPGLPKAVLLPLALTAGALGGAAWGFIPGLLKAKLHVSELLSTVMLNYIAAQFYTFCLRGPMLDPAEITMGSGTPQSMRLTRAVWLDRLVPGTRIHTGVYIALFLAFVVWLLLWRTSWGYRMRAAGAGERAARYGGIGVAGCLVAAMMISGAFAGLAGAVEVAGVHRRAIEGITGGYGFSGIVVALFGGLHPAGIVPASFFFGLLIVGADMTQRMAGVPANMVLVLQGVIILVIVATRMVLANPYLADRVWRRYRALFRHNMEE; this is encoded by the coding sequence ATGACGAAGCAGTTTAAGATTCTCTACAGGATGGTCATCATCCTTCTGGCCGGGGCGGCCGCCATGCTCCTGGGCGCGTTCATCCTGTGGGCCATCGGCGCGGACGTGACGAAAACCTACTCGGTCATCATCCTCGAACCCCTCAAAAACAGGATACAGATCGGCGAAGTGATCATCCGGGCCATACCGCTCACCGTCATCGCCCTGGGGATCTCGGTCGCCTACCGGAGCGGCATTATCAACATCGGCGCGGAGGGGCAGATGGCCATGGGCATCCTCGCCGCCACGGCAGTTGCCCTCGCTCTCCCCGGCCTGCCGAAGGCCGTGCTGCTCCCCCTGGCCCTCACCGCGGGAGCCCTCGGCGGGGCGGCATGGGGCTTCATACCCGGACTCCTCAAGGCGAAGCTTCACGTCAGCGAGCTGCTCTCCACGGTGATGCTGAACTACATCGCCGCCCAGTTCTATACCTTCTGCCTGAGGGGCCCCATGCTCGATCCGGCGGAGATCACCATGGGAAGCGGAACGCCCCAGTCCATGCGCCTGACGAGGGCCGTCTGGCTCGACCGGCTGGTTCCGGGCACGCGAATCCACACGGGCGTCTATATCGCCCTCTTCCTCGCCTTCGTCGTCTGGCTGCTCCTCTGGAGAACCTCGTGGGGGTACAGGATGCGGGCAGCAGGAGCAGGCGAACGGGCCGCGAGGTACGGCGGCATCGGCGTGGCGGGCTGCCTCGTTGCAGCCATGATGATCAGCGGGGCTTTCGCAGGGCTGGCCGGGGCCGTGGAGGTGGCGGGGGTACACCGGCGGGCCATCGAGGGCATCACCGGCGGCTACGGCTTCAGCGGAATCGTTGTCGCCCTCTTTGGAGGACTGCACCCCGCGGGCATCGTCCCGGCTTCCTTCTTCTTCGGCCTGCTCATCGTGGGGGCCGACATGACACAGCGCATGGCGGGAGTTCCCGCGAACATGGTGCTTGTGCTGCAGGGGGTGATCATCCTCGTCATCGTGGCCACGCGGATGGTCCTCGCGAACCCTTACCTGGCGGACCGTGTCTGGCGCAGATACAGGGCCCTGTTCCGCCACAACATGGAGGAGTGA